A genomic window from Rhizobium sp. 007 includes:
- a CDS encoding OsmC family protein, with product MTDLKARPRPTGATAVLGRTGFAHVTSATKGELDIVTSPSQPGFNPLDLLYSSLSACLVLSARIAASQMGVLDRITELTADVTGEKATEGPSRVEMFSVVFGIKGDIDEKTRQKIVHAAEEICTVSNTMRGNPEFATAISG from the coding sequence ATGACCGACCTCAAGGCAAGACCAAGACCCACGGGCGCCACCGCCGTTCTCGGGCGCACCGGCTTTGCGCATGTCACCTCGGCGACGAAGGGTGAGCTCGACATCGTCACCAGCCCGTCGCAGCCGGGTTTCAATCCGCTGGACCTGCTTTACTCCTCGCTGTCCGCCTGCCTGGTGCTGAGCGCGCGCATCGCCGCAAGCCAGATGGGCGTCCTCGACAGGATCACTGAATTGACTGCTGACGTGACCGGCGAGAAGGCGACGGAAGGGCCTTCGCGCGTCGAGATGTTCAGTGTCGTCTTCGGCATCAAGGGCGATATCGACGAGAAGACGCGGCAGAAGATCGTGCATGCGGCGGAGGAAATCTGCACGGTAAGCAATACGATGCGCGGCAATCCGGAATTCGCTACCGCAATTTCCGGCTGA
- a CDS encoding DMT family transporter, with product MSQAASATVETVPSNRLALAALILGGAAIGGSPIFVRLSEVGPMATAFWRVALALIPLFIFSLIKGKDAGSKPEKLSDYALLVLPGVILAMDLAAWHLSITMTSVGNATLLANLAPVFVTVIGFLFFQAAVTRLFVLGLALALAGVIILKGGPSAFGNGALLGDGIAIVAALFYAGYILAIGRLRSRFDTIRIMLWSTASAAVFVFPLAFAFEDQIWPATVYGWAMVFGLAFVSHAGGQMAITYALAYLPAAFSSLTLLLQPVVAAILAWILLNEAIGPMQAIGGAVVLAGIMIARRG from the coding sequence ATGTCGCAGGCCGCTTCCGCAACCGTCGAAACCGTTCCTTCCAATCGCCTTGCCCTCGCGGCACTGATCCTTGGCGGGGCGGCGATCGGCGGCTCGCCGATCTTCGTGCGGCTGTCGGAAGTCGGACCGATGGCGACGGCGTTCTGGCGCGTCGCGCTCGCCCTGATACCGCTCTTCATCTTTTCGCTGATTAAGGGTAAGGATGCCGGGTCAAAGCCGGAAAAGCTTTCGGACTATGCGCTTCTGGTCCTGCCAGGTGTGATCCTCGCCATGGATCTTGCTGCATGGCATCTTTCGATCACGATGACATCGGTTGGCAATGCGACGCTGCTGGCGAATCTTGCGCCCGTCTTCGTCACGGTCATTGGCTTCCTGTTCTTCCAAGCGGCGGTGACGCGGCTCTTCGTTCTTGGCCTTGCACTGGCATTGGCCGGCGTCATCATCCTGAAGGGCGGGCCTTCGGCCTTTGGGAACGGGGCTCTGCTGGGCGATGGCATCGCGATCGTCGCGGCGTTGTTCTATGCCGGATACATCCTTGCGATCGGCAGGCTCAGAAGCCGGTTCGATACCATCCGCATCATGCTCTGGAGTACGGCGTCTGCGGCGGTTTTCGTATTTCCGCTGGCTTTCGCCTTCGAGGATCAGATCTGGCCAGCCACGGTTTACGGCTGGGCGATGGTTTTCGGTCTCGCCTTCGTCAGCCATGCAGGCGGGCAAATGGCGATCACTTATGCGCTCGCCTATCTGCCAGCCGCCTTCTCCTCGCTGACGCTGCTGCTCCAGCCCGTCGTCGCGGCAATTCTCGCCTGGATACTGCTCAACGAAGCGATCGGCCCGATGCAGGCGATCGGCGGGGCAGTCGTGCTCGCCGGGATCATGATCGCCCGGCGAGGCTGA
- a CDS encoding polysaccharide pyruvyl transferase family protein, which yields MQETNITIINRLQGLIANNLSDLVDPAERFALLDFPNHYNIGDSAIWLGELAYFDRRKTRPAYVTEIPTYDEERMLATIGNGRIFLHGGGNFGDIWAGYRQFREGMLTKFKGRPIVQMPQTIHFKEQANIDSTARAIEQHGNFTLLVRDKKSLEFARRWFQCETRLCPDMAFCIGPVARPGPQHELLLNLREDQEVGTPQDLTAATGRPGTVKSDWPDEPADFQRQTKHTAILKGLMSGKIGGRARMTELAYRERAQQRFDRGVALLGSARQVITDRMHGHIMCVLIGADHCVLDNSYGKTSSFIEAWGTCNTEKAALAATVDEALAILDARSVRPAAVA from the coding sequence ATGCAGGAAACCAACATTACGATCATCAACCGCCTCCAGGGTCTGATCGCAAACAACCTCTCCGATCTTGTCGATCCGGCGGAGCGCTTCGCGCTGCTCGATTTCCCCAACCACTACAATATCGGCGACAGCGCCATCTGGCTCGGGGAGCTCGCCTATTTCGACCGCCGCAAGACGCGGCCGGCCTATGTGACCGAGATTCCGACCTACGATGAGGAGCGGATGCTCGCGACAATTGGCAACGGCCGCATCTTCCTGCACGGCGGCGGCAATTTCGGCGACATATGGGCCGGCTATCGCCAGTTCCGCGAAGGCATGCTGACAAAATTCAAGGGCCGCCCGATCGTCCAGATGCCGCAGACGATCCATTTCAAGGAGCAGGCCAATATCGACAGCACGGCCCGCGCCATCGAGCAGCACGGCAACTTCACGCTCCTGGTGCGCGACAAGAAGAGCCTGGAATTCGCGCGCCGCTGGTTCCAGTGCGAAACGCGCCTTTGCCCGGACATGGCCTTCTGCATCGGCCCGGTCGCGCGCCCGGGCCCGCAGCACGAGTTGCTGCTCAACCTCCGCGAAGATCAGGAAGTCGGAACTCCGCAGGATCTCACCGCTGCCACGGGACGTCCCGGCACCGTCAAATCCGACTGGCCGGACGAGCCCGCCGATTTCCAGCGGCAAACCAAGCATACCGCGATCCTGAAGGGCCTGATGTCGGGGAAGATCGGCGGACGCGCCCGCATGACGGAGCTTGCCTATCGCGAGCGCGCACAGCAGCGTTTCGATCGCGGCGTGGCCTTGCTCGGCTCGGCGCGCCAGGTCATCACCGACCGCATGCACGGCCACATCATGTGCGTATTGATCGGCGCCGATCACTGCGTGCTGGACAACAGCTACGGCAAGACGAGCAGCTTCATCGAGGCCTGGGGCACCTGCAACACCGAAAAGGCAGCCCTTGCCGCGACCGTCGACGAGGCGCTCGCCATCCTTGACGCCCGAAGCGTGCGGCCTGCCGCAGTCGCCTGA
- a CDS encoding lipopolysaccharide biosynthesis protein, whose amino-acid sequence MADNAVAHADLKKKTALSVLWSVIRVAWSTVATFVIFVILARILGPADFGTFALASLFVEIGRVLAYAGLGDAITRQLDLDEELADTCFWATVAFSAIVALLVFVFAPSYGQFVRDPSVAGILQWLAPLLPLSSLAVIHNARLARDFGHKSLAAQSITASLLSGTTAVICAYLGWGIWALVAQTAVNAAVTVVLGWVSYPWMPRLRFNLEKFRSVFLFSVSLVVTQLMWMLLARVQDIFISRWYGAVEVGRYRIAWRLIELIGQAVLAPIGSVSLVTLSRLQNDRTAFRNAYNKIVGAAALGTIPLLFGFGALSNDMIALLFGDKWGNAGDIATVLVLMSVPFVTNFFASSALSAVNRAESILSVAALQLAVTLILTWLLVPYGIFAVAAGYVLRAWLTMPYQQYVLSRYAGIDAAGTFKAVALPFCGGAVMALCVWFAHPYIAGYLQSRWLSLGLSIGLGAVIYLAFLPIFGRKAIRPYIALGKSLLPFGKRAEA is encoded by the coding sequence ATGGCAGATAATGCAGTTGCGCATGCCGACCTGAAGAAGAAGACCGCGCTCTCCGTCCTCTGGTCGGTGATCCGCGTTGCGTGGAGCACCGTCGCAACCTTCGTCATCTTCGTCATCCTTGCCCGCATCCTTGGGCCCGCCGATTTCGGAACCTTCGCGCTCGCCAGCCTTTTCGTCGAGATCGGCCGCGTTCTTGCCTATGCCGGCCTCGGTGATGCGATCACCCGGCAGCTCGATCTCGACGAGGAACTTGCCGATACCTGCTTCTGGGCAACGGTCGCCTTCAGCGCCATCGTCGCGTTGCTCGTCTTCGTCTTCGCTCCCTCTTACGGCCAATTCGTCCGCGATCCTTCGGTGGCCGGTATCCTGCAGTGGCTCGCGCCGCTGCTGCCCCTTTCGTCGCTTGCGGTCATCCACAATGCGCGGCTTGCGCGCGACTTCGGTCACAAGAGCCTTGCAGCGCAGAGCATCACTGCAAGCCTGCTTTCCGGCACCACGGCTGTCATCTGCGCCTATCTCGGCTGGGGCATCTGGGCGCTGGTGGCGCAGACTGCCGTCAATGCGGCCGTCACCGTCGTCCTCGGCTGGGTGTCTTACCCGTGGATGCCGCGCCTGCGCTTCAATCTCGAAAAATTCCGTTCGGTCTTCCTTTTCAGCGTTAGCCTCGTGGTGACGCAGCTCATGTGGATGCTGCTTGCCCGCGTGCAGGATATCTTCATCTCCCGCTGGTACGGCGCCGTCGAAGTCGGCCGTTATCGCATCGCCTGGCGGCTGATCGAACTGATCGGCCAGGCCGTGCTGGCGCCCATCGGCAGTGTTTCGCTGGTCACGCTGTCGCGCCTGCAGAACGATCGCACCGCCTTTCGCAACGCCTACAACAAGATCGTCGGTGCCGCGGCACTCGGCACGATCCCGTTGCTCTTCGGCTTCGGCGCGCTGTCGAATGACATGATCGCCCTGCTCTTCGGAGACAAATGGGGCAATGCCGGCGATATCGCCACCGTGCTGGTGCTGATGTCCGTGCCTTTCGTCACGAACTTCTTCGCATCCTCGGCGCTCTCGGCCGTTAACCGCGCGGAATCGATCCTCTCGGTCGCCGCGCTCCAGCTTGCGGTGACGCTGATCCTCACCTGGCTGCTGGTTCCCTACGGCATCTTCGCGGTGGCGGCAGGCTATGTGCTGCGGGCCTGGCTGACGATGCCTTACCAGCAATATGTGCTGAGCAGATATGCCGGGATCGATGCAGCCGGCACATTCAAGGCGGTCGCCCTTCCCTTCTGCGGCGGCGCCGTCATGGCTCTCTGCGTCTGGTTCGCCCATCCCTACATCGCCGGGTATCTTCAAAGCCGCTGGCTGTCACTCGGCCTCAGCATCGGCCTTGGTGCCGTCATCTATCTGGCCTTTCTGCCGATCTTCGGCAGAAAGGCCATCCGTCCCTACATCGCACTCGGCAAGTCGCTGCTGCCGTTCGGCAAACGGGCTGAGGCCTAG
- a CDS encoding glycosyltransferase, with product MPPRPVDISLIISSRNRAYGLLNCLDAIATAARQASHLRLELVFVDNGSSDDTSDIFSKWAASAPIDTNLIYETLPGLANARNTGIAAATGRILAFTDDDCEVFPDYFTAIDAVFADDTEIVMRGGRVELGDARDLPVTIKTEREPAVLTSELHAGGFIHGCNMAFPKALCETIGHFDPLFGAGSQFRSGEDTDYIHRASNAGIRVEYFPDLVVKHFHGRRKIEDIHHLHAGYAFGNGALYAKYMFDRRSNMRGMLRWDIRQALKELIGGRKMSEEMGLTYRRQLRDNITGMLAYWRSAKRTATSMAIRR from the coding sequence ATGCCTCCTCGGCCTGTTGACATCAGCCTGATCATCTCTTCGAGAAATCGGGCCTATGGCCTATTGAACTGCCTGGATGCCATCGCCACCGCCGCGCGGCAGGCAAGCCATTTGCGCCTTGAACTTGTCTTCGTGGACAATGGGTCGAGCGACGACACCTCGGATATCTTCAGCAAATGGGCAGCCTCCGCGCCGATCGATACCAATCTCATCTACGAAACGCTACCCGGCCTTGCCAATGCTCGCAATACAGGGATTGCCGCCGCCACCGGCCGTATCCTTGCCTTTACGGACGACGATTGCGAAGTGTTCCCAGATTACTTCACGGCCATCGACGCGGTCTTCGCCGATGATACCGAGATCGTCATGCGCGGAGGGCGCGTCGAGCTTGGCGATGCGCGCGATCTTCCCGTCACCATCAAGACCGAACGCGAGCCCGCCGTGTTGACCAGCGAGCTTCACGCGGGCGGCTTCATCCACGGCTGCAACATGGCCTTCCCGAAGGCGCTTTGCGAAACGATCGGCCACTTCGATCCGCTCTTCGGCGCCGGCTCGCAGTTCCGCTCCGGCGAGGATACGGATTATATTCACCGCGCCTCCAACGCCGGCATCCGCGTCGAATATTTTCCCGATCTCGTCGTCAAGCATTTCCATGGCCGCCGCAAGATCGAGGACATCCACCACCTGCACGCGGGCTATGCCTTCGGCAACGGCGCGCTCTATGCGAAATACATGTTCGACCGGCGCTCCAACATGCGCGGCATGCTGCGCTGGGATATCCGCCAGGCGTTGAAGGAATTGATCGGTGGCCGGAAAATGAGCGAGGAAATGGGGCTTACCTACCGCCGCCAGCTTCGCGACAATATTACCGGCATGCTCGCCTATTGGCGGAGCGCCAAACGCACCGCGACGTCAATGGCGATCCGCCGCTGA
- a CDS encoding VOC family protein encodes MVSGIHHVTAITRKVQANVDFYAGFLGLRLVKQTAGFEDATQLHLFYGDATGTPGSLVTFLAWEDGSPGRAGFGQISEIALAIDPTSIGYWLTRAMSFGLRMEGPGDELGETVLRLKDPDNIILKLTGNRELKSAAPWHGGPVPVEHAVQRIRGATMLTEVPEESRSFLESHFGYRFQVSKGAIDRLVSQSGDVIDVRNARGFWSGAPGTGTVDHVAFRATDDAQLSTVHEALEKTNSSATSTHDRKYFRSLYAREPGGTLAELATDKPGMTVDEPAETLGSKLFLPPKDAITNLEDLKVVLPQFSMPGEPRVNYRDLPFVHRFYTPPDPDGSVFVLLHGSGGNETTLMPLLHKVAPRATLLGVRGRATEEGFPRWYKRITPFSFDQDDIKNEAEAFAAFIDSAVKSYGLDPKKIVYVGYSNGANLLNSLLYLHPSLIHRAVLLRSMPVLTDYPHADLTGTDLLVISGKTDAYGRYANELRTRLKTSGATVDSDVIFGGHDLGDADVPIIQKWLLQKDRQASVPQ; translated from the coding sequence ATGGTTTCTGGAATACATCACGTCACGGCGATTACCCGCAAAGTGCAGGCGAACGTCGATTTCTACGCAGGCTTCCTGGGCTTGCGGCTCGTCAAGCAGACGGCCGGATTCGAGGACGCGACGCAGCTACATCTCTTCTATGGCGACGCTACCGGCACGCCCGGTTCGCTCGTCACCTTCCTCGCCTGGGAAGATGGTTCGCCCGGACGCGCTGGCTTCGGGCAAATCAGCGAGATCGCGCTTGCCATCGATCCTACGAGCATCGGCTATTGGCTGACGCGGGCAATGAGTTTCGGTCTGCGCATGGAGGGGCCAGGAGACGAGCTCGGCGAGACCGTGCTGCGCCTTAAGGATCCCGACAACATCATTCTGAAGCTTACCGGGAACAGGGAACTGAAGAGTGCAGCCCCCTGGCATGGCGGTCCGGTGCCGGTGGAGCACGCCGTGCAGCGCATCCGCGGCGCGACCATGCTGACGGAAGTGCCTGAGGAAAGCCGCAGCTTCCTCGAAAGTCACTTCGGCTATCGCTTCCAGGTGAGCAAGGGCGCGATCGATCGTCTCGTCTCGCAGTCGGGCGACGTCATCGATGTCCGCAATGCCCGCGGCTTCTGGTCGGGTGCACCGGGAACAGGCACGGTCGATCACGTGGCTTTCCGCGCCACCGACGATGCGCAGTTGTCGACGGTTCACGAAGCGCTCGAGAAGACGAACTCCTCGGCAACCAGCACGCATGACCGCAAATATTTCCGCTCTCTCTATGCCCGCGAGCCCGGTGGCACGCTGGCCGAGCTTGCAACGGACAAGCCCGGCATGACCGTCGACGAACCGGCCGAAACCCTCGGCTCCAAGCTCTTCCTGCCGCCAAAGGATGCGATCACCAATCTTGAGGACCTGAAGGTCGTCCTGCCGCAGTTTTCCATGCCCGGTGAACCTCGCGTGAACTATCGCGATCTGCCTTTCGTCCACCGTTTCTATACGCCGCCGGATCCGGATGGCAGCGTGTTCGTGCTGCTGCACGGATCGGGCGGCAACGAGACGACGCTGATGCCGCTGCTGCATAAAGTGGCGCCGCGCGCTACACTGCTGGGCGTGCGCGGCCGCGCGACGGAAGAGGGTTTCCCGCGCTGGTACAAGCGCATAACGCCGTTCTCCTTCGATCAGGACGACATCAAGAACGAGGCGGAAGCCTTCGCCGCCTTTATCGACAGCGCCGTCAAATCCTACGGCCTCGACCCGAAGAAAATCGTCTATGTCGGCTATTCCAACGGCGCCAATCTGCTGAACTCGCTGCTCTACCTGCATCCGAGCCTGATACACCGCGCGGTGCTGCTCCGCTCCATGCCGGTTCTGACGGACTATCCGCATGCCGACCTTACGGGCACGGATCTGCTCGTCATCAGCGGCAAGACAGACGCTTATGGCCGATATGCGAATGAGCTTCGGACACGGCTGAAAACCTCCGGCGCGACCGTCGATTCGGACGTCATCTTTGGCGGCCATGACCTCGGCGATGCCGATGTGCCGATCATCCAGAAGTGGCTTCTGCAGAAAGACCGCCAAGCTAGCGTCCCGCAATAG
- a CDS encoding response regulator, with protein sequence MAEVCSVVIIDDNMDDRDFYRRMLGRIAGTTYTLAEAETGDQGLAMIARKRPNCILLDYSLPGRNGLGVLAQILELDASANVVMLTGQGNEAVAVEVMKSGARDYLTKDALSPEGLHRCIQNAIMHGALETKLEQKRQSLEIFTRAMAHDLKEPLRTIKSFSKILHGSPSLLPEDRELFDYVLSAADHMEDLIVKVSGFTKLEASGELELKPVSLVSVLDQVEDNLHRQIESRHAVISRADLPEVMGDATLLIQLLQNLVSNSIRYCENRTPEIRIAATANSGVCRLSVCDNGPGIDPAHRELIFQPFKRLVGRGIEGTGLGLAICRRIAQLHGGAIWCEARDGGAIFILEIPLAQAAVAAPATMPAAQSVRHSDQATEGAGRLAEVLLVEDSPADIQLLKLKLMRREKVSFNLHVANNGREAMLLLEQRAAIADQPPMDLMLLDINMPLMDGFEVLNALAADGRLSGIPVCILSTSSDEGDIQRAKELGALAYMVKPPNLQQLEEALEKVDTLELQPRGDSFVLCVEQSRQSSTALA encoded by the coding sequence TTGGCAGAAGTCTGCTCGGTAGTGATCATCGACGACAATATGGACGACCGCGACTTCTACCGTCGCATGCTGGGCCGTATAGCGGGTACGACCTACACGCTGGCAGAGGCCGAGACCGGCGATCAGGGCCTCGCGATGATCGCCCGCAAACGGCCGAATTGCATCCTGCTCGACTACTCTCTGCCCGGCCGCAACGGCCTCGGAGTGCTTGCGCAAATCCTCGAACTCGATGCCTCCGCCAATGTCGTCATGCTGACAGGCCAGGGCAACGAGGCGGTCGCCGTCGAGGTGATGAAGAGCGGCGCACGCGATTACCTGACCAAGGATGCGCTTTCACCAGAAGGGCTGCACCGCTGCATTCAGAACGCCATCATGCACGGCGCACTGGAGACCAAACTGGAGCAGAAACGCCAATCCCTTGAAATTTTCACCCGAGCAATGGCGCATGACCTCAAGGAACCGCTGAGGACAATCAAGTCGTTCAGCAAGATCCTGCACGGTTCGCCATCGCTGCTGCCTGAGGATCGCGAGCTTTTCGACTATGTGCTGAGCGCTGCCGATCACATGGAGGATCTGATCGTCAAGGTTTCGGGCTTCACCAAGCTCGAGGCCTCTGGCGAGCTGGAGCTGAAGCCTGTCTCGCTCGTCTCGGTGCTCGATCAGGTGGAGGATAATCTCCATCGGCAGATCGAAAGCCGTCACGCGGTGATCAGCCGGGCAGACCTGCCCGAAGTGATGGGCGACGCGACGCTGCTGATCCAGCTTCTGCAAAACCTCGTTTCGAATTCCATCCGCTATTGCGAAAACCGCACACCGGAAATTAGGATCGCTGCGACGGCAAATAGCGGCGTTTGCCGGCTTTCCGTCTGCGACAACGGCCCGGGCATCGATCCCGCCCATCGCGAGCTGATTTTCCAGCCGTTCAAACGGCTCGTCGGCCGCGGCATCGAGGGAACCGGCCTCGGTCTGGCCATCTGCCGCCGCATCGCGCAATTGCACGGCGGTGCGATCTGGTGCGAGGCACGCGACGGCGGCGCGATTTTCATCCTCGAAATACCCCTTGCACAGGCAGCCGTCGCGGCGCCCGCAACCATGCCTGCTGCCCAGAGCGTCCGGCATTCCGATCAGGCGACGGAGGGGGCGGGCAGGCTTGCCGAGGTGCTGCTTGTCGAAGACAGCCCGGCCGACATACAACTTCTGAAACTGAAGCTCATGCGCCGCGAGAAAGTCAGCTTCAATCTCCATGTCGCAAACAACGGTCGTGAAGCGATGCTGCTGCTCGAGCAGCGTGCCGCAATAGCGGATCAGCCGCCGATGGACCTGATGCTGCTCGACATCAACATGCCGCTCATGGACGGTTTCGAGGTCCTTAATGCGCTTGCAGCCGATGGGCGGCTCAGCGGGATTCCGGTCTGCATCCTCAGTACGTCAAGCGACGAAGGCGATATTCAAAGAGCGAAGGAGCTTGGCGCGCTCGCTTATATGGTGAAGCCGCCAAACCTGCAGCAACTGGAAGAGGCATTGGAGAAAGTCGATACGTTGGAATTGCAACCGCGCGGCGATTCGTTCGTTTTATGTGTAGAACAATCAAGGCAATCTTCCACGGCACTAGCATGA
- a CDS encoding response regulator has protein sequence MQQRDTQPILIVEDSEDDFEATMRAFKRTNLRNPIHWAASGQEALDMLATIRPRPGLILLDLNMPGLDGRKTLEAIKSNTHWHKIPVVILTTSDDERDIEGCYALGANTYVQKPVDLDGLFAAIQRLKEYWFEIAILPLEE, from the coding sequence ATGCAGCAGCGTGATACGCAACCGATCCTCATCGTTGAGGACAGCGAGGACGACTTCGAAGCGACGATGCGTGCTTTCAAGCGCACGAACCTGCGCAACCCGATCCACTGGGCGGCTTCGGGACAAGAGGCTCTCGATATGCTGGCGACCATCCGTCCGCGGCCGGGTCTGATCCTGCTCGATCTCAACATGCCGGGGCTCGACGGCCGCAAGACGCTGGAGGCGATCAAATCCAATACGCACTGGCACAAGATACCGGTCGTTATCCTGACGACCTCCGACGACGAGCGCGACATCGAGGGGTGCTATGCCCTCGGCGCCAATACCTATGTGCAAAAGCCCGTCGATCTGGACGGCCTTTTTGCAGCCATACAAAGGCTGAAGGAATATTGGTTCGAGATTGCCATACTGCCCCTGGAGGAGTGA
- a CDS encoding PAS domain-containing sensor histidine kinase: MWNAAAAGLEDDPQKKRKRYRSAVAAIGSLLAILGLAALAGWLLQLEVIIAVVPDFPSMAFNTALCFVLSGGALATSVTRRRLVSVPSTALSAIVVVIALARLIEITIFGRAVHHIDRLLTDILISPDFAAQIGGGMGPNTAVIFLMGNLSLIAAQNWRVARAPLVQELVSYVVITLGMIALTSYITNAEQGYRWGPYATMALPTAIGMVLFGGGLLASAWWRQPESRGRIPLWVPALVCFTGLTADLYTPLGVANGILYVPLVLTALWFRNRKASLLFALVCTILVLLGFFAVRHDNVGFWQEVTNRAITLVMLWLIALLVFYYVRNRLNLETERIRFSALVRSTPDAVLTIDEKGTILSFNPAAEQMFGYTPQEVIGRNVKMLMPEPYHSEHDGYLRHYAETGEQRVIGTTRKVSGQRKNGVAFPLDVSVSEVKSGGTKAFVGIVRDISERVTQEERLKTTLAQLEDYTADLERSNHDLDEFAYIASHDLKEPLRGLHNHSRFLLEDYEGLLDEDGVRRLNRLVRLSQRMEKLVNDLLYFSRIGRQQLAVKRTDINLVIKDVIATMELLLEERHAKVVIDGQLPEVVCDALRLTEVFRNLITNAIKYNDKPHPLVSIGYLERFVARDGTTARNVFFVKDNGKGIPKEFHEDIFRIFKRLEKSQDSDDGTGAGLTFVRKIIARHNGEIWLESEVGAGTTFYFTLGRKREEQNAAA; the protein is encoded by the coding sequence GTGTGGAATGCAGCGGCGGCAGGACTGGAGGACGATCCGCAGAAAAAGCGGAAGCGCTATCGCTCCGCCGTCGCCGCTATCGGCTCTCTGCTTGCCATTCTCGGCCTCGCCGCGCTGGCCGGCTGGCTGCTGCAGCTCGAAGTCATCATTGCGGTCGTCCCCGATTTTCCGTCGATGGCGTTCAACACGGCACTCTGCTTTGTTCTGTCTGGCGGCGCCCTTGCCACGTCCGTTACACGCCGGCGGCTGGTATCCGTGCCTTCAACTGCACTTTCGGCGATCGTCGTTGTCATCGCACTTGCCCGGCTGATCGAGATCACCATCTTCGGCCGCGCCGTTCATCACATCGACCGGCTGTTGACCGATATTCTTATATCGCCCGATTTTGCCGCTCAGATCGGCGGCGGCATGGGACCGAATACGGCTGTGATTTTCCTGATGGGCAATCTGTCGCTGATCGCCGCTCAGAATTGGCGGGTCGCGCGAGCGCCGCTCGTCCAGGAATTGGTGAGCTATGTGGTCATCACGCTCGGCATGATCGCCCTTACCAGCTACATCACGAATGCGGAACAAGGCTATCGCTGGGGGCCTTATGCAACGATGGCTTTGCCAACGGCGATCGGCATGGTGCTCTTCGGCGGCGGATTGCTCGCAAGTGCCTGGTGGCGGCAGCCCGAAAGCCGTGGCCGAATACCGCTCTGGGTTCCCGCACTCGTGTGCTTCACTGGGCTTACCGCAGACCTCTATACGCCGCTTGGTGTGGCGAACGGCATTCTTTACGTGCCACTGGTGCTGACCGCTCTCTGGTTCAGAAACCGGAAGGCGTCGCTTCTCTTCGCCCTCGTGTGCACCATCCTCGTCCTGCTCGGCTTCTTCGCCGTGCGCCACGACAACGTAGGCTTCTGGCAGGAGGTTACGAACCGGGCGATCACCCTCGTCATGCTCTGGCTGATTGCTTTGCTCGTATTTTATTACGTGCGGAACAGGTTGAACCTCGAGACCGAACGCATCCGCTTCAGCGCCTTGGTACGCAGCACGCCGGACGCGGTGCTCACGATCGACGAAAAGGGAACGATCTTAAGTTTCAATCCGGCGGCCGAGCAGATGTTCGGTTACACGCCGCAGGAAGTGATCGGCAGGAACGTCAAGATGTTGATGCCCGAACCGTATCATTCAGAGCACGACGGCTATCTGCGCCACTATGCCGAAACCGGCGAGCAGCGCGTCATCGGCACCACGCGCAAGGTTTCCGGACAGCGCAAGAATGGCGTCGCCTTTCCGCTCGATGTTTCCGTCAGCGAGGTAAAGAGCGGCGGAACGAAGGCCTTCGTCGGAATTGTGCGCGATATCAGCGAGCGCGTGACCCAGGAGGAGCGGCTGAAGACGACGCTGGCGCAACTTGAGGATTATACCGCCGATCTGGAACGTAGCAATCACGACCTCGACGAGTTCGCCTATATTGCATCGCATGATTTGAAGGAGCCGCTGCGTGGGCTCCACAACCACTCGCGCTTCCTGTTGGAGGACTACGAAGGCCTCCTCGACGAGGATGGCGTACGGCGCCTCAATCGCCTGGTGCGGCTCAGCCAGCGTATGGAGAAGCTGGTCAACGACCTGCTCTATTTTTCGCGGATCGGTCGGCAGCAGCTTGCGGTGAAGCGGACCGACATCAATCTTGTCATCAAGGATGTAATCGCCACCATGGAGCTGCTTCTGGAGGAGCGCCATGCCAAGGTCGTCATCGATGGCCAATTGCCGGAAGTGGTCTGTGATGCGCTGCGGCTCACGGAAGTCTTCCGGAACCTTATTACCAATGCGATCAAGTACAACGACAAGCCTCATCCGCTCGTCAGTATCGGCTATCTCGAACGCTTCGTCGCCAGGGACGGCACGACGGCGCGCAACGTCTTCTTCGTTAAAGATAACGGCAAAGGCATACCCAAGGAATTCCATGAGGATATTTTCCGCATTTTCAAACGCCTGGAAAAATCGCAGGATTCGGATGACGGAACGGGCGCCGGTTTGACCTTCGTCCGCAAGATCATCGCTCGCCACAACGGCGAGATATGGCTGGAATCGGAAGTTGGCGCAGGCACGACGTTCTATTTCACTTTGGGCCGGAAGCGCGAGGAGCAGAATGCAGCAGCGTGA